GGCAAAGGCCATCAAGGGGATCCGCAACAAACTTTATGTGGCAACGAAGACGCTTGGATCATCAAATACCAAAAAGGAGATATTTCAGGACGTTGAAACGAGCTTATCCAGGCTCCAGATCGATTATATCGATGTCATCCAGATGCATAATGTCAGCAGCAAAGAGCGAGCCTTTGCTCCGGAAGTACGCGAGGCCTACACCGAGCTCCGTAAACAGGGCAAGGTGCGTTTCTTCGGATTAACAACCCATACGAACCAGACAGAGGTTGTCAATGCCGTCGCAGATGATCCGGGGAAGTTCTTTGATACTGCCCTTGTTGCCTATAACTTCACAAGCCCTCCCGAATTAAAGGAAGCAATTGCCCGTGCTGCCAGGACAGGTATCGGTGTTATTGCCATGAAGACCCAGGCCGGAGGGTATAAAACAGATGCGCTGGGGCCGCTGAGCCCTCACCAGGCCGCTCTGAAGTGGGCGCTCCAGGATACCAGTGTGACCGCTGCGATCCCGGGGATGAAAGATATGAGCATGCTGAAAGAAGACCTTTCTGTCATGGGGATGAAACTTACCCGAAACGATGAAAAGATCCTCGAACGTTACGGTGAAGCTATCCGTCCATATTATTGCCGGTTCTGCGCGCAATGTGAGCCCACCTGTCCGGAGCATGTCGCTATAAGTACGATCAACCGTTCATTGATGTATGCCGAGGGCTATGGGAACATGGAACTTGCGAGGTCAACCTACGATGAGATTGAGAGCAAAGCAAAGGCATCAACCTGTCTTGGTTGCGATGGATGTGTAGCACGCTGTGCGAATGGTCTTGATATCGCTTCCAGGATGCGTAAAGCGCTTTTTATATATGCATAGAGGTCATCATAAATGACTTGCAGACGGATAATGCCGCGCTTTTTTTTGCTGTCAATAATCATACTCACCCTGCTCATGTCCATAGTCAACGGTCTGGCACTGGCAGATATCAACCCAATTGAAAATTTATTACCAGTACCGGGTTTTGCGGAAGGATGGGTAATTGACGGAAAGATAAACCGTTACACAGCGGAGAATCTCTATGTATATATCAACGGTGAGGCAGAGCTTTATATACCCTATGGTTTCGAGATCCTTGGATCGGCATTCTACAGCAGGGGAGATAATGCGCGGTCAGGGATTGTCGCCGATGTCTACAGAATGGGGTCCCCGATTGATGCCTTTGGCATATACTCAAACTATCGTGACACCGGTGCGGAGTTAGTAAGGATCGGCGCAGAAGGCTTTATCAGTGAATCCCAGTTGATGTTCTTTAAAGGCCGTTATTTCGTCCGCCTGTCTGTCTCCGGTACCGTTACCGACGAACGTAGCCTGTTAATACAGTGTGCAGAGAACATTGCAGGAAAGATCCCGGGTAGTACCTCACAACCGGAGGTGCTCGGTATACTCGGCATAACCGGTATTGTTCCCGATACGATAAAGTACTTTGCCCAGAGCGTCCTCGGGTATGCATTTTTTCAAAGAGGATTGACTGCCGAGATCGTTGTTGAAGGTGAACCTGCCAGGATATTTGTCATTCTCTGTGGATCCCCGGAGGCATCTTCGCGCACGCTTGATAATTATATCAATTATCTTAAGGAATCAGGCGCCAATGCTGAGCGTACAGGCAATGAGAGCGAAATGACCGTTGTTACTCAGGACCCGTTGTACAAAGGCACAGTTATCAGAAGATCGGGTGGATATCTTTTCGGTGTAACGAAACTGAAAGATCCTTTGAAGGCGATACCGGTGGTCAGCCGTGTGCAATCCCGTATCAACAAACCATGAGTATCAGCCATCGCCTTGTTTTTCACGTAAGATATTATACTGTAATGTCTTAAAATCTTTCGGCGGCAGGACATCTGATCTTCTTACAAGCACAACAGCAGAAAAAGGGCAGGGGACTGCGCATACACCGCAGCCGATGCACCATTCCCTGTCAATTACCGGGATACCGTCCTCGATGGTTATGGCATCAACAGGGCAGACATCAACACAGAGGCCGCATCCGGTACATTTGTCAGGGTCTGTTTCCCGTAAAAAATAGGTGGCCATGAGGGTGTCCCGGGGAATCTTTCTTCTCCGGATAGTCCCGACAGACCAGCAGCAGCAACTGCAGCAATTGCAGGTATGTTTTACGCCTTCCCGCGCGTTGTCAACGAGATGCACGAGGCCGGCCTCCTCACTTTTCCTGATCACTTCCATGGCCTCATCTTTCGTGATCTTCTTCCCTATCCCCTGTTCTATGACATAGTCGGCAAGTTCATCATATTTGATGCATGATTCAAGGGTGTGCTGACACCTTCTCTTCCCCAGCAGTTCTGCCGTAGCCCTGCAGGCACAGTGAACAAGGGCGATCGTGCCGGCCTTTTTTACAACCTCTTCCATCATCTCAAAAGGGTAAACGGCATGAGATTCCGGATCGAGGCTTTGGGACGCCGGTACGTATCGGTAGGCCTTTGTTTCTGTTTTGCCATATACCTCGTTCAGCTCCTTTATTCGTGTGTATTGTACTGTGAGTTCCGCCATCCTTTTTGCATGAGGATCATTGGTCCCACGCCAGAAAAAGGTCTGAGGGAAGCCATAACCAAACTGCTGAAGCGCATATCCCTTCTCCCCGTCTTTTGTTTTTCCGGCATACAGGAGCCCCCGGTGAGCGAGATTCGCAAGCATATCCTCAAGCTGTTTTTCCGGTATGCCGATATGTTTTATAATTGCTGATGGTGGAACGGCCTCAAAAGGGATTACCCTTGTCGGCAGGGCAAGGGCGATCTCTGCTTCAAGTGGAGTGAAATTCTCTTTAAGGATGTCCAGCAATTCGTTCTTTTCCGGGTATCCCATACCGAGCGATGACAGGTGTTTCGCGAGCTTTTTATAGATAGCGTCGGGTTCAGACATATTCAATTACCGGTTTCATTGTAGACAATTATTCTGGAAATAACAATAAGGTTTTTTGAAAAGCAGGCACTTGCGCAGAGAGCGAAGAGCGGAGAGCGAAGAGCTGAGAGTAGAAGACAAAATTTGTTCAACGTTCAATGTTCTATGCCTGCCCTCGAATGACTCTATCGGGGGTTCAACGTTAAAACAAAACAGACCAAATCGACTAAACAGACGAAATGAACCAGATGGACCAGATAGACTATGTTTGTTACTGACTACTGACGACTGACTGCTGGTTTAAGGAGGCGATCCCGTCAGGCCGGGACAAGCTGCAAGCTTCGGTGAAAATTCTTAAAAAAACTTGATTAAAAACGGATTAGTGGTATAATAGTTCAAGATACTTTGTAATGAACAGGGGGCATGATATGAAAAAAATTACGTTTTTTGCATTATTGATTGTCTTTGTTCTCGGGATAGTCGTAACTCCCGGATACTGTCAGGAGATGGAAAAGAAATCGTACAAGTCCACAGGACGTGCCGAGGCGTATATTATTGATGCACTTGTCGTCCGTCCTATTGGTATCCTGGCGTGTGCTGTTGGTTTTGGAGGACTTATAGTGTCGGCGCCGTTTGCTGCAATGTCCGGAACGAGCGAACAGGCATTCGACGCGTTTCTGACAGAGCCGGGCGAATACACATTCACAAGGCCGCTCGGTCAGTTTGACTGAGAAACCCTGAGGATGTAAGCAATTTTCGGCGATCAGCGGTCAGCCCTATTCTTTCTTGTCATTGCAAACGAAGCGTGGCGAAGTGTCATTGCGAGCCCGCAGGGCGTGGCAATCTCATCCGCTGAGATCGCCACGTCGTTTCGCTCCTCGCGATGACAATAAAAAGTGTGGCCCCTCATTATCAATAATTAATTTCCAAATAATCACCAATAACCGAATAACTAATAATTGAAGGAGGACTTCTTTATGTCTTCTCATTTTGGGTATTGGAACATCGAATATTGGTTATCAGGGTTATCAGCGGTTTATTTTTTTGGAAATACGACGATAATACAGTATGTTCTTAGAAGGTACTCAAAGAAGTATATCAGAATT
The nucleotide sequence above comes from Syntrophorhabdaceae bacterium. Encoded proteins:
- a CDS encoding aldo/keto reductase — protein: GRGFIEGGSMGMIEHTRLINRRDFLKLGAVTASAAVGITGMGSVLKNAVAAAGTFPNPVYRTLGKTGLKITVVSFGAMLTPEYEVMRAAFDLGVNYVDTARRYMNGHNEEIVAKAIKGIRNKLYVATKTLGSSNTKKEIFQDVETSLSRLQIDYIDVIQMHNVSSKERAFAPEVREAYTELRKQGKVRFFGLTTHTNQTEVVNAVADDPGKFFDTALVAYNFTSPPELKEAIARAARTGIGVIAMKTQAGGYKTDALGPLSPHQAALKWALQDTSVTAAIPGMKDMSMLKEDLSVMGMKLTRNDEKILERYGEAIRPYYCRFCAQCEPTCPEHVAISTINRSLMYAEGYGNMELARSTYDEIESKAKASTCLGCDGCVARCANGLDIASRMRKALFIYA
- a CDS encoding 4Fe-4S binding protein gives rise to the protein MSEPDAIYKKLAKHLSSLGMGYPEKNELLDILKENFTPLEAEIALALPTRVIPFEAVPPSAIIKHIGIPEKQLEDMLANLAHRGLLYAGKTKDGEKGYALQQFGYGFPQTFFWRGTNDPHAKRMAELTVQYTRIKELNEVYGKTETKAYRYVPASQSLDPESHAVYPFEMMEEVVKKAGTIALVHCACRATAELLGKRRCQHTLESCIKYDELADYVIEQGIGKKITKDEAMEVIRKSEEAGLVHLVDNAREGVKHTCNCCSCCCWSVGTIRRRKIPRDTLMATYFLRETDPDKCTGCGLCVDVCPVDAITIEDGIPVIDREWCIGCGVCAVPCPFSAVVLVRRSDVLPPKDFKTLQYNILREKQGDG